In Niallia sp. FSL W8-0635, one genomic interval encodes:
- a CDS encoding M20 family metallo-hydrolase: MKVNLNRITKDIETLASFTATPGNGVTRSSYSKEDKIAKDYLISEMEKIGLEVWEDGFSTLFGRKEGKDPDAPVIMIGSHYDSVKNGGAFDGVAGVVAALEILRVFHENKVEHYYPIEIIAMNAEEGQTFGPGTGVSNSRALVGRFKEEELDIAKNDEGLTKRKAMEEYGLIPDFEDAKRTKDSIKAFIELHIEQGPLLDKTNIDIGLVEYLPGIGRYKVKFKGELEDSTAPMTSRKDALVAASQFVINVNKIIKDLGSGITGTVGELNIVPNSHQFVPEYVEASVEIRIFDEDIINKVNLYEKFMKEIKIIQAETNVDIELKEMTRIGYPNPTPPSIMAKDNLKMMETACKELGHSFTIINNGTGHDAMIMAEYVPTNLIYVPSKEGISHHPDEWTDYEDIKKGIEVMLFIVSEISKSQTKWETYQE, encoded by the coding sequence ATGAAAGTTAATCTAAACAGAATAACAAAGGATATTGAAACATTAGCAAGCTTTACTGCAACACCTGGCAATGGAGTTACCAGGTCATCCTATTCTAAGGAAGATAAGATAGCCAAGGACTATTTAATAAGCGAGATGGAAAAAATCGGTTTAGAAGTATGGGAGGATGGGTTCTCCACCTTATTTGGACGTAAAGAAGGCAAAGATCCAGATGCTCCTGTTATTATGATTGGTTCCCACTATGATTCTGTCAAAAATGGCGGAGCCTTTGATGGTGTCGCAGGAGTGGTGGCTGCTTTAGAGATTCTTAGGGTATTTCATGAAAATAAGGTGGAACATTATTATCCTATTGAAATAATAGCGATGAATGCAGAAGAAGGACAAACTTTCGGTCCAGGTACAGGTGTTTCCAATTCTCGGGCATTGGTTGGAAGATTTAAAGAGGAAGAGCTAGATATTGCCAAAAATGATGAAGGTTTAACAAAAAGAAAAGCAATGGAAGAATATGGACTTATTCCCGATTTTGAAGATGCTAAAAGAACAAAAGATTCTATTAAGGCTTTTATTGAACTTCATATTGAACAAGGACCTCTGCTTGATAAAACTAATATAGATATAGGGTTAGTAGAATATCTTCCTGGAATAGGAAGATATAAAGTAAAGTTTAAAGGCGAATTAGAAGACTCGACTGCACCAATGACAAGCAGAAAAGATGCATTAGTTGCAGCCTCTCAATTTGTTATAAATGTTAATAAAATAATAAAAGATTTAGGCAGTGGGATTACTGGCACAGTTGGAGAATTGAACATCGTGCCTAACTCCCACCAGTTTGTTCCTGAATACGTGGAAGCCTCAGTTGAGATTAGAATTTTTGATGAGGATATTATTAACAAAGTAAATTTATATGAGAAGTTTATGAAAGAAATAAAAATTATTCAAGCAGAGACGAATGTGGATATAGAATTGAAAGAAATGACTCGCATAGGTTATCCTAATCCAACACCTCCCTCCATAATGGCTAAGGACAATTTAAAAATGATGGAGACTGCTTGCAAAGAGTTAGGGCATAGTTTTACGATAATTAATAATGGCACAGGGCATGATGCTATGATTATGGCTGAATACGTTCCTACTAATTTAATATATGTACCTAGCAAAGAGGGGATTTCTCATCATCCAGATGAATGGACAGATTATGAGGATATTAAAAAGGGAATTGAAGTTATGTTGTTTATTGTATCTGAAATAAGCAAATCGCAAACGAAATGGGAAACATACCAAGAGTAA
- the rhaD gene encoding rhamnulose-1-phosphate aldolase, translated as MMELPFLNEIVDACTGIFQAGWGENHAGNISFLLTQEEVNLYLSQQPSQGEPYIFSLATPVKDLDGKYFLVTSAGGRFKNIEKHPNSYLGIIQIINNGEEYKIIWGFEGNKKPTSELPTHLLSHVERLKVDSKHRIILHCHPTYTIGMTFIHELKEDSFTKTMWSLNSECILVFPEGIGMLPWMVCGNGKIGSETANKMQEYRIVIWPHHGILASGQSVDQALGLIETVEKNAQVYTITADKQKQCMTEEQIMELAEAFGLSPRSGILNH; from the coding sequence ATGATGGAATTACCTTTTTTAAATGAAATAGTAGATGCATGTACAGGAATCTTCCAAGCTGGATGGGGAGAGAATCATGCGGGCAATATTAGCTTTCTTCTAACACAAGAAGAAGTAAATCTATATTTGAGCCAGCAACCATCCCAAGGAGAACCATACATCTTTTCTCTTGCTACCCCAGTTAAGGACCTTGATGGAAAGTATTTTCTTGTGACATCCGCAGGAGGACGGTTTAAGAATATTGAAAAACACCCAAACTCCTACTTAGGAATTATCCAAATAATTAATAATGGAGAGGAATATAAAATTATTTGGGGATTTGAAGGCAATAAAAAACCGACCAGCGAGCTGCCAACCCACTTATTATCACATGTAGAACGGCTAAAGGTGGATTCAAAGCATCGAATTATTTTACACTGTCATCCTACCTATACCATTGGAATGACGTTTATCCATGAACTAAAAGAAGACAGCTTTACTAAAACAATGTGGTCCCTAAATTCTGAATGTATACTTGTTTTTCCAGAAGGAATTGGCATGCTTCCATGGATGGTTTGCGGAAATGGAAAAATAGGCTCAGAAACAGCCAATAAAATGCAAGAATATCGAATTGTCATTTGGCCCCATCACGGCATACTAGCCTCCGGACAAAGTGTAGATCAAGCACTAGGTCTAATCGAAACCGTGGAGAAGAATGCTCAAGTATATACGATTACTGCAGATAAGCAGAAACAGTGTATGACAGAAGAACAGATAATGGAATTAGCGGAAGCATTTGGTCTTAGTCCTAGGAGCGGGATTTTGAATCATTAA
- a CDS encoding PTS transporter subunit EIIC — MRTSIQKLGKTLMGPLSIIVASGLLLGIVSILQNPDLVGETISNATVIQNFIGGVRAIVSMMFGLLPILFAISVATGMAKEDREIAGFSVVIGFVIFHVVISYLLSLNNITSETTSVEYLMNLGNTQVQAFEISSAYEQMLGIFTYRMGIFAGILVGLWTAFIHNRYHTKQLPTALSFFSGNRFVPIVIIVTIPFISIISYFIWPYFNTFINGLGGLISKSGIIGTFMYGFSERILIPTGLHHVLNQLIRFTPIGGTAVVDGETVSGALSIFNAVLSSPNPDIDILRESTRFLTQGYHPFMLFGLPAACYAMYKTAYFENRPKIKGMLIAAAATSFTTGITEPIEFAFIFISPVLWLFHAFMAGLSFMLMTLLDVAVGNAGGGMIDLTIFGILQGGYTRWYLVVLVGLAYAVIYYFVFKYVIEKMNVKTPGRTIDSDSSEEPKDVSFHSDSLGANILHALGGKENILEVDNCISRLRLVLNDTSIVNDSLLKETGSLGSVKLDKHNFQVVYGPKVEHAARSLKKEMKNSTDSFHTSNEDNLNI, encoded by the coding sequence TTGAGAACTAGTATTCAAAAGCTTGGAAAAACCCTAATGGGGCCATTATCCATCATTGTAGCTTCAGGTTTGCTCTTAGGAATTGTATCTATCTTGCAAAATCCAGATCTAGTTGGCGAGACGATATCAAATGCTACTGTGATTCAAAATTTCATCGGTGGCGTTAGAGCCATTGTTTCCATGATGTTTGGTTTGCTTCCTATTTTATTTGCCATTTCTGTCGCGACTGGCATGGCGAAAGAAGATAGGGAAATAGCCGGTTTTTCAGTAGTAATAGGGTTCGTCATATTTCATGTAGTAATTAGTTATTTATTGTCATTAAACAATATCACTAGTGAAACTACTTCTGTTGAATACTTGATGAATCTTGGCAATACTCAAGTCCAGGCATTTGAAATATCCTCTGCTTACGAGCAAATGCTAGGCATTTTCACGTATCGAATGGGCATTTTTGCTGGTATCTTAGTAGGTTTATGGACTGCTTTTATTCATAATAGATACCATACGAAACAGCTGCCTACAGCACTCAGCTTCTTTAGTGGCAATCGTTTTGTGCCAATCGTCATTATTGTCACAATTCCATTTATATCTATTATTTCTTACTTTATTTGGCCATATTTTAACACTTTTATTAATGGCTTAGGTGGTTTAATCAGCAAATCTGGGATTATCGGAACTTTTATGTATGGTTTTTCCGAAAGAATACTTATTCCTACAGGGTTGCATCATGTTCTAAATCAGTTAATTCGTTTTACACCGATTGGCGGAACCGCAGTCGTTGACGGGGAAACAGTATCTGGGGCCTTATCGATCTTTAACGCAGTACTATCATCGCCAAATCCTGATATTGACATATTACGAGAATCTACTCGTTTCTTAACACAAGGTTACCATCCATTCATGCTATTTGGATTGCCTGCTGCATGTTATGCCATGTACAAAACCGCTTATTTTGAAAATCGCCCAAAAATTAAAGGGATGCTAATCGCCGCTGCAGCTACATCATTCACTACTGGTATAACAGAGCCAATCGAATTTGCATTTATCTTTATCTCTCCAGTCCTATGGCTATTCCATGCATTTATGGCAGGATTATCCTTCATGTTAATGACACTGTTGGATGTTGCCGTCGGAAATGCCGGAGGAGGAATGATTGATTTAACCATTTTCGGAATACTACAAGGTGGGTATACAAGATGGTATTTAGTAGTACTTGTTGGTCTTGCTTACGCTGTAATCTACTATTTTGTTTTTAAATATGTCATCGAGAAAATGAATGTCAAAACACCTGGCAGAACCATCGATTCCGATTCAAGTGAAGAGCCAAAAGATGTCTCTTTCCATTCTGATTCTTTAGGTGCCAATATCCTTCATGCTTTAGGGGGAAAAGAAAATATCCTAGAAGTGGATAACTGCATCTCGAGATTAAGACTCGTATTAAATGATACATCTATTGTAAATGATTCCTTACTAAAGGAAACAGGATCACTAGGATCTGTAAAACTAGATAAGCATAATTTCCAAGTGGTATATGGTCCAAAAGTAGAGCATGCAGCTCGCTCCTTAAAAAAGGAAATGAAAAATTCTACTGATTCATTCCATACTTCGAACGAAGATAATTTGAACATATAA
- a CDS encoding dihydroxyacetone kinase subunit DhaK, protein MKKLINDPTMVVSESLEGFMKANQSTLQRVEGVNGIIRKNIPKQGVRIVTGGGSGHEPSFLGLVGEGMASGAALGNVFTSPDPLTILTVLRSLKNDDGILCLVINYAGDTMNFGIAAEMAAEEGIKVSITLVTDDIASAPIANIAERRGVAGVLLVLKIVGAASEKGYSLEEVTTLAEKANRATRTLSIALAPCSLPGSSPNFSIDENEYEFGMGIHGEPGIETKNMALADEIVEEMLTPLIAELQLKKDNEVIVLINGTGATTDLELNIVNRKVTQLLEDREIIIHDSIIGSYCTSLEMAGVSISLLLLDDTLKEFYDAPAYTPSYYKRGE, encoded by the coding sequence ATGAAAAAACTCATCAATGATCCAACAATGGTAGTAAGTGAAAGTCTAGAAGGGTTTATGAAAGCTAATCAATCCACTTTACAAAGAGTAGAGGGTGTTAATGGAATTATCCGCAAAAACATACCTAAGCAAGGAGTAAGAATTGTTACTGGAGGAGGAAGTGGGCATGAGCCCTCTTTCCTTGGTCTTGTTGGGGAAGGTATGGCAAGCGGAGCTGCGCTTGGAAATGTCTTTACCTCTCCAGATCCTCTAACAATTCTTACGGTTTTGCGCTCATTAAAAAATGATGATGGTATACTTTGTCTCGTTATTAATTATGCGGGTGACACGATGAATTTTGGCATTGCAGCAGAAATGGCTGCTGAGGAAGGTATTAAGGTGAGTATCACCCTTGTTACGGATGATATCGCATCTGCTCCCATTGCAAATATAGCAGAAAGACGTGGTGTTGCTGGTGTCTTGCTTGTTTTAAAAATAGTAGGTGCAGCTAGCGAAAAAGGCTATTCTTTAGAAGAAGTTACAACATTAGCGGAAAAGGCGAATAGAGCTACACGGACATTAAGTATTGCATTAGCACCATGCTCACTGCCTGGCAGTTCTCCCAATTTTTCGATTGATGAAAATGAGTATGAATTTGGAATGGGTATCCATGGAGAACCAGGTATTGAAACAAAAAATATGGCTTTAGCAGATGAAATAGTAGAAGAAATGCTTACACCACTAATAGCAGAACTACAGTTAAAGAAGGATAATGAGGTAATAGTCCTAATCAATGGAACAGGAGCAACGACGGACCTGGAGCTAAACATCGTCAATAGAAAGGTTACACAACTTTTAGAAGACAGAGAAATTATTATTCATGATTCCATTATTGGATCATATTGTACGTCTCTTGAAATGGCAGGAGTTTCTATATCTCTTCTATTACTTGATGACACATTAAAAGAGTTCTATGATGCTCCTGCCTACACACCTTCCTATTATAAGAGAGGAGAATAG
- a CDS encoding alcohol dehydrogenase catalytic domain-containing protein — translation MKQIVYHGIQDIRLEEKEVPTPGDGEVVVKNHVTLTCGTDAKMYMRGYRYDPPHLIGHEAAGVVYAVGKGVGNFKIGDRVVAHNTAPCHKCYYCKKGQHSMCVDLPSNLGSYAEYQLIPKNIVEETMFKLPDDMSYKQAALMEPLACAVYGTSQIPIEFGDTVVVNGCGPIGLMFIRLSYLRGARVIACDIQKNRLKIAEKLGAQELIEITPELDQVEAVINLTEDKRGVDFAIEAAGLPSVWEVSFNMVRPGGTVLCFGGTKKDTTVTFDCTRFHYEQITVKSVFHTTPIHVKAAFELLKMKAINEEDFVQNEYTIEETEKAIIEHAQGKVIKNCIIYPS, via the coding sequence ATGAAACAAATTGTCTATCATGGTATTCAAGATATTAGATTAGAGGAAAAGGAAGTACCAACGCCAGGGGATGGAGAAGTGGTGGTGAAAAATCACGTGACATTAACATGTGGAACAGATGCCAAGATGTATATGCGTGGCTATCGTTATGACCCTCCACATCTTATTGGGCATGAAGCAGCAGGAGTAGTCTATGCAGTTGGCAAAGGAGTGGGAAATTTTAAAATCGGTGACAGAGTTGTTGCTCACAATACGGCCCCATGCCATAAATGCTATTATTGCAAGAAGGGACAGCATTCCATGTGTGTGGATCTTCCTTCTAATCTTGGCAGCTATGCTGAATATCAACTGATTCCTAAGAACATAGTAGAAGAAACTATGTTTAAACTACCGGATGATATGTCTTATAAACAAGCAGCATTAATGGAACCATTAGCATGTGCAGTTTACGGTACTTCACAAATTCCCATTGAATTTGGAGATACAGTAGTCGTGAATGGTTGTGGTCCAATTGGTCTTATGTTTATTCGACTTAGTTATTTGCGTGGAGCCAGAGTCATTGCGTGTGACATCCAGAAAAACCGCTTAAAAATAGCCGAAAAATTAGGTGCTCAGGAATTAATAGAAATAACACCAGAGTTAGATCAAGTAGAGGCTGTTATAAATTTGACAGAAGACAAACGTGGAGTAGATTTTGCGATAGAAGCAGCTGGTTTGCCATCTGTTTGGGAAGTGTCATTTAATATGGTTCGTCCTGGTGGTACAGTTTTATGTTTTGGTGGAACCAAAAAAGATACAACCGTTACCTTCGACTGTACGAGATTTCATTACGAACAAATAACGGTAAAAAGTGTATTTCACACTACTCCGATACATGTTAAAGCAGCATTTGAATTATTAAAAATGAAAGCGATTAACGAAGAGGATTTTGTTCAAAATGAATACACTATCGAAGAAACAGAAAAAGCCATTATTGAACATGCACAAGGCAAAGTAATTAAAAATTGTATCATCTATCCTAGTTAA
- a CDS encoding PTS sugar transporter subunit IIA: MDLFREDLIFFDIEAESREELLTNMARKLETHNLVKNSFKEAIIAREETFPTGLPTEIIKVAIPHTDTKHVLKSCITICRLKKPIDFLEMGNHSRTVAVEIVFVLALDDEKNHLQALQQLIGLFSERDRMENIRNAINQNELLQSILQGANVI; encoded by the coding sequence ATGGACTTATTCAGGGAGGATTTAATCTTCTTTGATATAGAAGCAGAATCTAGAGAAGAATTATTAACTAATATGGCACGGAAATTAGAGACACATAATCTAGTCAAAAATAGTTTTAAAGAAGCAATTATTGCTAGAGAAGAGACCTTTCCTACCGGTCTTCCGACAGAAATTATTAAGGTTGCCATTCCACATACAGATACAAAGCATGTACTCAAATCATGTATTACAATCTGCAGATTAAAAAAACCGATCGATTTTTTAGAAATGGGTAACCACAGCCGTACGGTTGCTGTAGAAATTGTTTTCGTTCTTGCACTTGATGACGAAAAGAATCACCTACAGGCACTACAGCAGTTAATTGGTTTATTCTCAGAGCGTGACCGTATGGAAAATATCAGAAATGCCATCAATCAGAATGAATTGCTTCAATCGATACTACAGGGCGCTAATGTCATTTAA
- a CDS encoding PTS sugar transporter subunit IIB: MKTKTIIVACGGGIATSQTVAVKLENLLKQRGFGQSVNVEAININSLSTYLKSADIYVSITQVREGGYDIPVFSGIPFLTGIGAESELEKIIEVLKN; encoded by the coding sequence ATGAAAACAAAAACGATTATTGTAGCTTGTGGAGGGGGAATTGCTACCTCTCAAACAGTAGCTGTTAAACTGGAAAATTTATTGAAACAACGGGGGTTCGGTCAGTCTGTAAATGTGGAAGCAATAAATATTAATTCCCTTTCTACTTACTTAAAAAGTGCAGATATATATGTTTCTATTACTCAAGTCCGTGAAGGCGGCTATGATATACCTGTTTTTAGCGGGATTCCTTTTCTTACAGGCATCGGTGCTGAATCAGAATTAGAGAAGATAATAGAAGTGCTAAAAAATTAA
- a CDS encoding PTS galactitol transporter subunit IIC — protein MEYIKILFQGLINMGAPVFLSIILIIIGLIFRMKFSRAFSAGLTLGVALVGINLVVDFMINNVGSASKAFVENTGIQLGALDMGWPPALGLAWTWEFAFLMFPIQILVNLVMLSFRWTDCVNVDMWNVGNKVCTAFLVSYVSGLVWLGLLFATIQAILELKNADYTRYRLQRLTNIPGVSMPHPMFLTGIWLYPFVKLMDKIIPSTVNFDAQKVREKIGAFGENHIMGFLIGCLIGLFGGYDFKATLTLGVQSGAALTLFPLVAKLFTTALTPISESATDFMKNRFKNRTFTIGLDWPIMAGRSEHWLIMILTIPIVLLYSLILPGNLVLPFGGLMNICLVVPLFFLTNGNLVKMAIGTIVGIPMQLYVASYFAPHFTRLAQSTGGVSAPDNQMLAWFGMDISELRYIVAEFSQLTPVGIVLFISTIILSVFYFKGMKKEEEQFKKELGIDVENSSNGRAIS, from the coding sequence GTGGAATACATCAAAATATTATTCCAAGGTTTAATAAATATGGGAGCACCAGTATTTTTATCGATTATTTTAATTATTATCGGCTTAATTTTTCGAATGAAATTTAGCCGTGCTTTTTCCGCAGGTCTTACTCTAGGGGTTGCGTTAGTAGGGATTAATCTAGTTGTTGACTTTATGATTAATAATGTAGGATCCGCTTCAAAGGCATTTGTAGAAAATACTGGGATTCAATTAGGTGCATTGGACATGGGATGGCCGCCTGCACTTGGCTTAGCTTGGACATGGGAATTTGCTTTTCTGATGTTTCCCATTCAAATTCTTGTTAACTTAGTAATGCTCTCTTTCCGCTGGACCGATTGTGTCAATGTAGATATGTGGAACGTTGGGAACAAAGTCTGTACGGCTTTTCTAGTATCCTATGTATCTGGTTTAGTTTGGTTGGGTCTATTGTTTGCTACAATACAAGCCATTCTTGAATTAAAGAATGCAGACTATACTAGATATCGACTTCAAAGATTAACTAATATTCCAGGTGTATCCATGCCACATCCTATGTTTCTCACTGGCATCTGGCTGTATCCTTTTGTAAAACTAATGGATAAAATTATTCCTTCTACGGTTAATTTCGATGCACAAAAAGTACGTGAGAAAATTGGTGCTTTTGGTGAAAATCATATCATGGGATTTCTAATTGGATGCCTTATTGGATTATTCGGTGGGTATGATTTCAAGGCAACTTTAACACTTGGCGTTCAATCAGGTGCTGCATTGACTCTATTTCCACTAGTGGCAAAGCTATTTACAACAGCACTAACACCTATTAGTGAATCGGCGACTGATTTTATGAAAAATAGATTTAAAAACCGAACGTTTACAATAGGATTAGATTGGCCAATCATGGCAGGACGTTCTGAACACTGGCTTATCATGATTTTAACGATTCCGATTGTATTGCTCTATTCTTTAATACTTCCTGGGAATCTAGTACTTCCTTTCGGTGGACTTATGAATATTTGTCTAGTTGTACCTTTATTCTTCCTTACAAATGGCAATCTAGTAAAAATGGCGATAGGCACCATTGTTGGTATTCCAATGCAGCTATATGTAGCCTCTTATTTTGCACCACATTTTACTAGATTAGCTCAATCAACAGGTGGAGTAAGTGCTCCTGACAACCAAATGCTAGCTTGGTTTGGGATGGATATTTCAGAACTTAGATATATTGTTGCTGAATTTTCACAATTAACTCCTGTCGGTATTGTATTATTCATTTCTACTATTATTCTGTCTGTCTTCTATTTTAAAGGAATGAAAAAGGAAGAAGAACAATTTAAGAAGGAATTAGGAATCGATGTAGAAAATTCATCTAATGGGAGGGCCATTTCATGA
- a CDS encoding glucosamine-6-phosphate deaminase codes for MKVLFVKDYAEMSEKGYELIKEIIETKEEPVISMTTGGTPRGIFKLLVEDIHNGLDISHTTIMNLDEYIGPRDAAYTVRTFMYQNLYDLINVQPHNIFLIDGATEDIENEINRYKEILQLYARDIQILGLGTNGHIGANEPGTPFDSTMFLAEHTEATIQSTMKEYNIERNDTPTQMLTLGFTEILEAKKVVLLVSGKHKAKAVRDFLEGDITPACPASVLRNCENTIVIIDEEAASLLDKAKYL; via the coding sequence ATGAAAGTATTATTTGTAAAAGATTATGCCGAAATGTCAGAAAAGGGATATGAACTAATAAAAGAGATAATAGAGACAAAGGAGGAGCCAGTCATATCCATGACTACAGGCGGGACACCAAGAGGGATATTTAAATTATTGGTAGAAGATATCCATAATGGATTAGACATTAGTCATACAACCATCATGAATTTGGACGAATACATAGGCCCAAGAGATGCGGCCTATACGGTTAGAACCTTTATGTATCAAAACTTATATGATCTGATCAACGTACAGCCTCACAATATATTTTTAATAGATGGGGCAACGGAAGATATAGAAAATGAAATTAATAGATATAAAGAAATTCTCCAGTTATATGCTCGGGACATCCAAATATTAGGATTAGGCACAAATGGCCATATAGGTGCTAATGAACCTGGTACTCCCTTTGATTCAACAATGTTCCTGGCAGAACATACTGAAGCTACCATCCAAAGTACAATGAAAGAATATAATATAGAAAGAAATGATACACCAACACAAATGCTAACCTTAGGATTTACAGAAATATTAGAAGCAAAAAAAGTAGTGTTGCTTGTATCAGGGAAACATAAAGCAAAGGCAGTAAGGGATTTTTTAGAAGGAGATATTACACCAGCTTGTCCCGCTTCCGTGCTTAGGAATTGTGAAAATACCATAGTGATTATTGATGAAGAAGCTGCCTCTTTATTGGATAAGGCTAAATACTTATAA
- the dhaL gene encoding dihydroxyacetone kinase subunit DhaL, translating to MENLSINETIEMMRYVSLRLTEYKNFLNEVDGAIGDGDHGNGIERGFKAVHQLLDSSTSYSTINELFGSIGKITLQSMGGASGVIFSQLFLGAGSVNPYEELSSESLATMMRAGLQQVKKFGKADIGDKTLIEALEPAVITLESSTNLSLKDALSLAVKAAEEGVEKSKEYPAKFGRAKFVKDRSIGKQDAGATTISLIFKEMYSYLVNDRQKEEK from the coding sequence ATGGAGAACTTAAGCATAAACGAAACAATAGAAATGATGCGTTATGTGAGCTTGAGATTAACAGAATATAAAAATTTCCTAAATGAAGTAGATGGGGCTATTGGCGACGGAGACCATGGCAATGGAATAGAGAGAGGATTTAAAGCAGTCCATCAGTTACTAGATTCCTCCACTAGCTATTCTACGATTAATGAACTATTTGGTTCGATTGGAAAAATCACGCTTCAATCCATGGGTGGTGCATCGGGTGTTATTTTCTCCCAATTATTCTTAGGAGCTGGCTCCGTTAATCCATATGAGGAATTGTCTAGCGAATCATTAGCAACAATGATGCGAGCTGGTCTTCAACAAGTAAAGAAATTCGGTAAAGCAGATATTGGTGATAAGACGCTTATTGAAGCACTTGAACCTGCAGTTATTACATTAGAATCTTCAACCAATCTATCCTTAAAGGATGCCTTAAGTCTAGCAGTTAAAGCAGCAGAAGAGGGCGTGGAAAAATCCAAGGAATACCCAGCGAAATTTGGACGTGCTAAATTTGTGAAAGATCGCTCCATCGGAAAACAAGATGCTGGTGCAACAACTATTTCCCTTATTTTCAAAGAAATGTATTCCTATTTAGTAAATGATAGACAGAAGGAGGAGAAATAA